The sequence tccaggaattcctccggaagttcctccaggaattcctccggaagttcctccaggaattcctccggaagttcctccaggaattcctccggaagttcctccaggaattcctctggaagttcctccaggaattcctccggaagttcctccaggaattcctccggaagttcctccaggaattcctccggaagttcctccaggaattcctccggaagttcctccaggaattcctccggaagttcctccaggaattcctcgcgaagttccgccaggaagtccgccggaagttcctccaggaattcctccggaagttcctccaggaattcctccggaagttcctccaggaattcctccggaagttcctccaggaattccttcggaagttcctccaggaattcctccggaagttcctccaggaattcctccggaagttcctccaggaattcctccggaagttcctccaggaattcctccggaagttcctccaagaattcctccggaagttcctccagaaattcctccggaagttcctccaggaattcctccggaagttcctccaggaattcctccggaagttcctccaggaattcctccggaagttcctccaggaattcctccggaagttcttccaggaattcctccggaagttcctccaggaattcctccggaagttcctccaggaattcctccggaagttcctccaggaattcctccggaagttcctccaggaattcctctgggagttcctccaggaattcctccggaagttcctccaggaattcctccggaagttcctccaggaattcattcggaagttcctccaggaattccttcggaagttcctccaggaattcctccggaagttcctccaggaattcctccggaagttcctccaggaattcctccggaagttcctccaggaattcctccggaagttcctccaggaattcctccggaagttcctccaggaattcctccggaagttcctccaggaattcctccggaagttcctccaggaattcctccggaagttcctccaggaattcctctggaagttcctccaggaattcctacagaagttcctttaggaattcctaccgaagttcctctaggaattcccccagaagttcctccagaaattccaccagaaattcctccggaagttcctccagc comes from Armigeres subalbatus isolate Guangzhou_Male chromosome 2, GZ_Asu_2, whole genome shotgun sequence and encodes:
- the LOC134218537 gene encoding sericin-2-like, translating into SGSSSRNSSGSSSRNSSGSSSRNSSGSSSKNSSGSSSRNSSGSSSRNSSGSSSRNSSGSSSRNSSGSSSRNSSGSSSRNSSGSSSRNSSGSSSRNSSGSSSRNSSGSSSRNSSGSSSRNSSGSSSRNSSGSSSRNSFGSSSRNSFGSSSRNSSGSSSRNSSGSSSRNSSGSSSRNSSGSSSRNSSGSSSRNSS